The DNA sequence GCGCGCCGGGGTAGGGGACGGGCCGGCCGGCGAACACGGGCTGCGGCGCGGGTGCGGGCTTCGGGGCCAGGTGCCGGCGGCGGATGCCGTTGAAGACCAGGACGTTGAACAGGTGCATGACGCCGAGCACGAGCGCGACGACGCCGACCTTCACCGAGACCACCTCGAACACCTGGCGGGCGTTGTCCACGTCGGCCCGGCTGGTCAGGAAGAGCGTCACGAAGCCGAGGCTGATCAGGTAGAAGCCGACGACCAGCAGCTGGTTGACGGCGTTGGCCAGGCCGGGGCTGTCCTCGAAGACCTGGGTGAGGAAGGTGCGGCCGTGCTTGCTGAGCGTCCGGGCGACGAGCACCGTCAACGGAATGCTGATCAGCAGGTAGAGCGCGTAGGCGACAACAACGGGTTCCATGGTCCCTCCAAGTTTTGAACGTGTTCAAGACGGACTGTAGGCCTAGTTTTGAACGTGTTCAAGAGAGCGGGGTCACGTCGGCCGTTCACCCGGTGCTCACCCGGCAGGGCGCTTTCCCGCATAAGGTGTCCGCCGACCGGGAGGTAAGACCGTGAAACGCATCGCCGCAGGGCTTACGGTGGCTGCGCTCGTCGCGCTGGCCGTGCCCGCTTCCGCTTCCGCGAGTTTCGGGCAGAGTGTCCGCTTCGCCACCTTCAACGCTTCGCTGAACCGCGCCGCCGCCGGGCAGCTGCTGAGCGACCTGTCGACGCCGGGCAACGTTCAGGCGCAGAAGGTCGCCGAGGTCGTCCAGCGCAACCGCGCCGACGTCCAGCTGATCAACGAGTTCGACTACGTGCCCGGCAACGCCGCGGCCGACGCGTTCCGGAAGAACTACCTGGCCGTCGGCCAGCACGGCGCCAAGCCGATCGACTACCCGTACGCCTACACCGCGCCGGTCAACACCGGCGTGCCCACCGGCTTCGACCTCGACCGCGACGGCACCGTCGGCGGCGGCAACGACGCCCAGGGCTTCGGCACCTTCGAGGGCCAGTACGGGCTGCTCGTGCTCTCGAAGTACCCGATCGACGTCGCGCACGTCCGCACGTTCCAGAAGTTCCTCTGGAAGGACATGCCGGGCGCGCTCCTGCCGGACGACCCGGCGACGCCGGCGCCGCACGACTGGTACAGCCCGGCCGAGCTGAACGTGCTGCGGCTGTCGTCGAAGTCGCACTGGGACCTGCCGCTGAAGATCGGCCGCGAGAGGGTGCACTTCCTGGTGTCGCACCCGACCCCGCCGAGCTTCGACGGCCCGGACGACCACAACGGCACCCGCAACCACGACGAGATCCGCTTCTGGGCCGACTACACGACGCCCGGCAAGGGCGGTTACCTCTACGACGACCGCGGGCACCGCGGCGGGCTGGGCGCGGGGGAGCGGTTCGTCGTCGCGGGCGACAACAACTCCGATCCGCTCGACGGCGACAGCGTGCCCGGCGCCATCCAGCAGCTGCTCGACGCGCCGCGCGTCGTCCGGACGCACCCGGGCAGCCGCGGCGCGGTGCTGGCCGCCCAGGCCCAGGGCGGCGCGAACGCCGGCCAGAAGAGCGACCCGTTCTACGACACCGGCGACTTCGGCGACGTCACGCCGGGCAACCTCCGCACGGACTACGTGCTGCCGTCGAAGGGCCTGCTGCCCTGGCACGCCGAGGTGTTCTGGCCGGTGCCGTCGGACCCGCTGTCCCGGCTGAACGACGCCTCCGACCACCACCTGGTCCGCGTGGACGTCCTCGTCGGGCTACGGTGAGATCATGCGGATCGCCATTCTCGACGACTACCAGAACGTCGCCCTCACCTTCGGGGACTGGGACTCGCTGGAGGCCGACATCACGGTCTTCACCGAGCCGCTGGAAGACGTCGTCAAACAGCTGCAGGGCTTCGAAGCGGTCGTCGCGATGCGCGAGCGGACCCGGTTCACCGCCGAGGTCCTCGACCGGCTGCCCGACCTGAAGCTGCTCGTCAGCACCGGCAAGCGCAACGCGGCCATCGACGTCCCGGCCGCGCGCCGCAACGGCGTCGTCGTGTCCGCCACCGGCTACATCGGCGAGCCGACCGCGGAGCACACGTGGGCGCTGATCCTCGCGGCGTCGCGCAACCTGCCGCAGGAGTTCCGTTCCATGCGTGAGGGCGGCTGGCAGACGAGCGTCGGCACCATGCTGCACGGCAAGACGCTCGGCCTGCTCGGCCTGGGCCGGCTCGGCGCGGGCGCGGCGAAGATCGGGCAGGTCTTCGGGATGGAAACCATCGCCTGGAGCCAGAACCTGACGCCGGAGAAGGCGGAGCCGCACGGCGTCACCGCGGTGTCCAAAGAGGAGCTGTTCGCCCGCTCGGACGTGCTGTCGATCCACCTCGTGCTCAGCGACCGCAGCCGCGGCCTGGTCGGCGCGGACGAGATCGCGGCGATGAAGCCGGGCGCGCTGCTGGTGAACACCTCGCGCGGCCCGATCGTCGACGAGGCGGCGTTGGTGGACGCGTTGCGGCGCAAGGCGATCCGCGCGGCGATCGACGTCTACGACACCGAGCCGTTCCCGGCGGACCATCCACTGCGGACACTCGGGAACGCGACGCTGACGCCGCACATCGGGTTCGTCACGCGGGAGGTCTACGAGATCTTCTACGGTGACGCGGTCGAGGACATCGCGGCTTACCGGGCGGGAGCGCCGATCCGCGTCATGGAGTAGTGGTGTGCGGCCCGCCGGGGCCCGAGGTCCCCGCACCGGCCCGGGCGGGCCCGCACCCCTAGATGACATCACCCGGCGCGCGGCCCGGGCAGGGTCTTTGGACCCTGCCCGGCGCGGCCATCCGGCTGAACACGCGGCCGTGGCTGGTGGTGAGTGCGAAACCGGAGCGGAAAACGGTTTCTCACCCACGAGCGCGGAGTCAGGGGAACGGCACCGTGTCCGGGGCGCAGCTCGCTCCCTCCGCCGGCACGGCCAGATCCGCCAGGTACCGGACCACCGCCGCCGTGGCGCAGGCGCTGTGGACGTCGAGGGACGTGTGGCCGTACCCGTCGACGACCAGCACCCGGCCGTCGCCGAGTTCCGCCGCCGTCGCCTGGGCGTTGTGCAGCGGGGTCGCCGGGTCGAAGCGGTTGTTCAGCACCAGGACCGGGTTCT is a window from the Amycolatopsis sp. NBC_00355 genome containing:
- a CDS encoding endonuclease/exonuclease/phosphatase family protein, whose translation is MKRIAAGLTVAALVALAVPASASASFGQSVRFATFNASLNRAAAGQLLSDLSTPGNVQAQKVAEVVQRNRADVQLINEFDYVPGNAAADAFRKNYLAVGQHGAKPIDYPYAYTAPVNTGVPTGFDLDRDGTVGGGNDAQGFGTFEGQYGLLVLSKYPIDVAHVRTFQKFLWKDMPGALLPDDPATPAPHDWYSPAELNVLRLSSKSHWDLPLKIGRERVHFLVSHPTPPSFDGPDDHNGTRNHDEIRFWADYTTPGKGGYLYDDRGHRGGLGAGERFVVAGDNNSDPLDGDSVPGAIQQLLDAPRVVRTHPGSRGAVLAAQAQGGANAGQKSDPFYDTGDFGDVTPGNLRTDYVLPSKGLLPWHAEVFWPVPSDPLSRLNDASDHHLVRVDVLVGLR
- a CDS encoding D-2-hydroxyacid dehydrogenase family protein, with the protein product MRIAILDDYQNVALTFGDWDSLEADITVFTEPLEDVVKQLQGFEAVVAMRERTRFTAEVLDRLPDLKLLVSTGKRNAAIDVPAARRNGVVVSATGYIGEPTAEHTWALILAASRNLPQEFRSMREGGWQTSVGTMLHGKTLGLLGLGRLGAGAAKIGQVFGMETIAWSQNLTPEKAEPHGVTAVSKEELFARSDVLSIHLVLSDRSRGLVGADEIAAMKPGALLVNTSRGPIVDEAALVDALRRKAIRAAIDVYDTEPFPADHPLRTLGNATLTPHIGFVTREVYEIFYGDAVEDIAAYRAGAPIRVME